The Deltaproteobacteria bacterium genomic interval GACGCGCCCGTTGTTGATGAGAATCACGCGCCGACAGATCGCCTCGACCTCCGCGAGGATGTGCGTCGAGAGCACGATCGTGTGCTTGCCCTCGGCGTCGGTCGCGAGCGAGGCGAGCAGAGCGCGAATCTCTTGGATCTGGATCGGATCGAGGCCGACGGTGGGCTCGTCGAGGATCAGCACCTTCGGCTCGTGCACGATGGCCTGCGCGATGCCGACGCGCTGGCGGTAGCCCTTCGAGAGCGCGCCGATCACGCGGCGCCGCACGTCCGCTAGCCCGCAGCGCTCCATCGCGCGCTCGACCGCCAGCTTGCGCCCCGCGCGCGGCACGTCCTTCAGCTTCGCGACGAACGTGAGGTAGCCCTGCACGTCCATCTCGGGATAGAGCGGCGGCGTCTCGGGCAAGTATCCGATCGCGCGGCGCGCAGCGAGCGGCTCGTGGAAGATGTCGTGGCCGTCGATCAGCGCGGTGCCGTCGCTCGCCGGGAGGAAGCCCGTGAGGATGCGCATCGTCGTGGTCTTGCCCGCGCCGTTCGGGCCGAGGAAGCCGACCACTTCGCCCGCGCCGATCTCGAAAGAGACGCCGCCCACCGCGACGAAATCCCCGTACCGCTTGACGATGCCCTTCGCCTGGATCACGCGAGCCTCATTCCACGATTGCGCCGCGACCGAAACCGAGCCCGCGCGTGCAGTTCCGCCGCGCGCGAGAATATCTCACTTGAGCCTGCGCAGCTTGACCCACTGGTAGTAAGAGGAAGAGCCCGGCACCGAGCCGCCCTGCCCCATTCCGTACTGGAGCTGGAAGCCCGACTCCGCGCTGTCCACGATCTTCTTGAAGGCCTCGATCTTGCGGCCGGGGTCGTCGGGGTTCAGGCCGTGGAAGACGAGGTCGACCTGCGCGCGCGACGACAGCACGTTCAGCACCGTGACCGCGAGCGTGAAGACTTTGCCGATGCCCTCGACCGCCTCCACCGAGAAGCGCGGCACCTCGACCTGATCGAGCGCGAACGAGTATTCGAGCCGCATCGCGAGCCCCCCGGACTTGTTGGGCGCGCAAGTTGCCCAGCGCTCGCGCGCGCTGCAAGGCAAATCGCTTCAGCGCGCCTCGGGTGTGTCCGTGTCGCTCCCGCCGCGGGAGAGCTCCACGCGTGCCCGGCGCGCGAGCCCGACGTAGGCCGCGCGAATCTGTTCCAGCTCGTGCTCCTCGAGCTCCTCCAGGTCGAGCAGCGCGTTGTGCGCGCCGCGCGTCGCGCGCAGCAGCTCGTCGAGCTTGATCTGGATCGCCTCGGAGTCGCGGTTCTGCGTCGCCTGAATCAAGAACACCATCAGGAACGTGACGATCGTGGTGCCCGTGTTGATCGCGAGCTGCCAGGTGTCGCTGTACGCGAACAGCGGGCCGGTCACGAGCCAGAGCGCGATCACGCTGACCGCGAGGCTGAACGCGAGCGGACGCCCCGTCGCGCGCGAAGTCGCTTTCGCGATGCGGGTGAAGAGCGAAGTGGACTTGGTGGGACGCATGAAAACCTCCGACGACGAGAGCTTGCCTGAGGCCCGCGTTGACTCATGCGGGATTCGCGCCTTCACTTCCGCCCGTGACCGAGCCCGCCGAGCGCCGCCTCGCCGCGATTCTCTCCGCCGACGTCGCAGAAGCGCGCGGTTCGCGAGAGAAGAGATCACTCCGAGCAAGCCTCCTGCAATCCGCCTCCTGCGATTGCGCCGCAGCGCCGCTCGCCTCCTAGCAACCAACACGCGCGCAGCGTTGCGGATCGGTCGGCTCAACGCCGACCGATCCGCACTCTCCCCGTAAGGGGCACGAGCGAACGCAGAAGCAAGAGCAGGCGCGGCGGTGCCCCGAACGAGCGACGCGACCCCCCCCCAACAACTCAGGTCCGCGCCAGCCGCTCCGCCTCGAGCTGCTTCACTCGATCCCGTATCTCCGCCGCCCGCTCGTACTCGAGCTTCCCAGCCGCTTCCTTCATCTCCCGCTTCAGCGCCGCGATCACCAGCGGCAACTCGTGCCACGGCACATCCGCTTCGCGCTTCTTCTTCTCCGCGCGCGTCGGCACCGTCACGTAGTCCTGCTCCCAGATCGAGTCGCGCAGGCTCGCGATCTTCTTCACCACGCTCTTCGGCGTGATGCCGTGCTCCGCGTTGTAGGCGAGCTGCGCGTCGCGCCGGCGATTCGTCTCCGCGAGGGTCTCACGGATCGAGTCGGTCTCCTTGTCGGCGTACAGGATCACGGTGCCGTTCACGTTGCGCGCGGCGCGGCCGATCGTCTGGATCAGGGAGCGCGTCGAGCGCAGGAAGCCCTCTTTGTCCGCGTCGAGGATCGCCACGAGCGACACCTCGGGGATGTCGAGGCCTTCCCGTAACAAGTTGATCCCCACCAGCACGTCGAACACGCCCTCGCGCAGCTCGCGGATGATCTCGGTGCGCTCGATCGTCTGGATGTCGCTATGCAGGTAGCGGACCTTCACGCCGTGCTCGGCGTAGTACTCGGTCAGCTGCTCGGCCATGCGCTTGGTCAGCGTCGTCACGAGCACGCGGTCGCCGCGCGCCACGCGCGCGCGAATCTCGCCCAACAAGTCGTCGACCTGCCCGGTCGCTTTGCGGATCTCCACCTGCGGATCGACGAGGCCCGTGGGGCGGATGATCTGCTCGACCACCACGCCGTGGCACTTCGTGAGCTCGTATTCGGCGGGCGTCGCACTCACGTAGATGCGCGTCTTCGCGCGCGCCTCCCACTCGTCGAAGCGCAAGGGGCGATTGTCGAGCGCGCTGGGCAGGCGGAAGCCGTACTCCACGAGCGTCTCCTTGCGCGCGCGGTCGCCGCGGAACATCGCGCCGATCTGCGGCACCGAGACGTGGCACTCGTCGAGGAACACGAGCCCTTCGCTGGAGAAGTAGTCGTAGAGCGTGTACGGCGTCTCGCCGGCGCTGCGGCCGTCGAGCCAGCGCGAGTAGTTCTCGACGCCGGGGCAGAAGCCCATCTCCTCGAGCGACTCGAGGTCGAACATCGTGCGCTGCTCGAGGCGCTGCGCTTCGAGGAGCTTGCCCTGCTCGCGGAATTGGCGGAGCCGCTCAGCGAGCTCGTCGCGGATCCCCGCGACCGCCTTCTTGATGCGCTCTTGCGTCGAGACGTAGTGGCTCGCGGGGTAGATCACGGTGCGCTTCGGTCGGCCTAACACCTTGCCGCGCAGCGGGTCGATCTCGGCGATCGACTCCACCTCGTTGCCGAACAGCTCGATGCGCACGCCGCGCTCGCTCTCGTACTGCGGGATGACCTCGATCACGTCGCCGCGCACGCGGAAGCTGCCGCGCTGGAAGTCGTGGTCGTTGCGCGTGTAGAGCATGTCGACCAGGCGGCGCAGCAGGTCGTCGCGCTCGATGCGCTGCCCCACTTCCACGAATGCCAGCATCGAGCCGTAGGTCTCGGGCGAGCCGAGGCCGTAGATGCACGAGACGCTCGCCACCACGAGCACGTCTTTGCGCGTCAGCAACGAGTGCGTCGCGCTGTGGCGCAGCTTGTCGATCTCGTCGTTGATCGACGAGTCCTTCTCGATGTAGGTGTCGCTCGAGGGGATGTACGCCTCGGGCTGGTAGTAGTCGTAATACGAGACGAAGTACTCGACGGCGTTGTTGGGGAAGAGCTCCTTGAACTCGGCGTAGAGCTGCGCCGCGAGTGTCTTGTTGGGCGCCATCACGAGCGCGGGGCGGTTCAGCGCCTCGACCACGCACGCCATCGTGAAGGACTTCCCGCTGCCCGTGACGCCGAGCAGCGTTTGGTGCTGCGCGCCGCGCTGCACGCCTTCGACGAGCTCCGCGATCGCGCGCGGCTGATCGCCCTGCGGCTTGAACTCGCTCACGATCTGGAAGCGCTCGGAGGACATCGGCGCACCTTAACTCCGCGCGCGACTTCGCGGCGGCGCGTGGCACAGTCCCGCGCGGAGGGACTCCGCATGCAGCGACTCGCTCTCGCGTCGTCGGCTGCGCTCGTCCTTGCGTGCGGCGTCCCCGATCCTGGGAAGCAGCCGTGGGTGCCGGACTCGCAGCCTGCGCAGAAGCGCGCAGCGGCGCCGCGCGAGGCGTGCGCGCAGCGCGATCCGCTGCGGCGCGCGCTGTTCGGCGACCTGCACGTGCACACAGGGGTCTCGATGGACGCCTGGGCCGAGGGCACGATCGCGACGCCGGACGACGCCTACCGCTTCGCGCGCGGCCACGCGCTCGGAATCCCGCCGTTCGACGCCGAGGGAAGGCCCGCGGCCGTGGCGCAGCTCGAGCGGCCGCTCGACTTCGCGGCCGTCACCGATCATGCGGAGTGGATGGGAGAGACCTCGCTCTGCAGCGACCCGAGCTCGGACGTGTACGACACCGATTCGTGCAGGATCGGCCGCGGCGAGGAGCGCTCGTGGGTCGCACGCGTGCTGCGCCTCAAGGGCTTCCGCGCGCGCATCGCGGGGCTCGTCGCGTTCGTCGGCCGCAACGAGGAGATCTGCGGCGAAGGCGCCGCGCGCTGCCGCGCGCGCACGCGCACCGTGTGGGAGGAGAATCAAGCCGCGACCGAGCGCTGGACCGACCGCAGCGCCGCGTGCGAGTTCACCACGCTGCACGGCTTCGAGTACAGCCGCTCGCCCGCGTCCACGAAGATTCACCGCAACGTGATCTTCCGAAACGAGATCGTGCCCGAGCTGCCGATCTCATGGATCGACACGCCAGAGGAGCCGGAGTTCTGGCGCAAGCTGCGCGCGCAGTGCGTCGACACCGATTCGGGCTGCGACGCGATCGCGATTCCGCACAACCCGAATCTATCGAACGGGCAGCTGTTCGCGATCTGGTACCGCGACCTGCCGCTCGAGGAGCAGCGCGAGCAGGCGAAGCTACGCGCCGGGCTCGAGCCGCTCGTCGAGATGGTGCAGAACAAGGGCGAATCGGAGTGCCGTAACAACTTCGCGGGGGTCGTCGGCGGGCCCGACGAGCTGTGCGGCTTCGAGAAGACGCGCGACATGGCAGCCGATCTCGAGGACTGCGGCGAGGGCACCGGCGAAGGCGCGCAGGCCGGGCGCGGCTGCACCTCGCGCCTCGACTACGCGCGCTACGCGCTGATCGAGGGTCTCAGAGAGCGCGAACGAATCGGCGTGAATCCGTACGAGGTGGGCTTCATCGGCTCCACCGACACGCACCTCGGCAACCCCGGCGACGTCGCCGAGCGCAGCCACGTCGGCAGCTTCGGCGAGACGCCGGAGGAGGCGCTCACGGTGGGGAAGAACCTGCGCGCGACCGCGTACACGAGCGCGGGCGGGCTCGCGGGCGTGTGGGCGGAGGAGAACTCGCGCGACGCGATCTTCGACGCGCTCGCGCGGCGCGAAGCGTTCGCGACGAGCGGCACGCGCATCCAGCCGCGCCTGTTCGCGGGCTGGGACCTGCCCGCCGGTGTGTGCGGGAGCGGCGAGCTCGTCGCGACGGGCTACGCGCGCGGCGTGCCGATGGGCGGCAGCGTGCCCGCGCGCCCGTCGGCGGACGCCAAGCTCACGTTCTACGTCGCCGCGCAAGGCGACCCGCTGAGCGCGCCGCTGCAGCGTCTGCAAATTGTGAAGGCGTGGCACGGGGAAGACGGCGCGTTCCACGAAGCCATCTACGACGTGGCGGCCGCGCAGGGCGATGCGGCGCTCGACGAGAACACCTGCGAGGTGCGCGGCACGGGGCCCGCCGCGCTGTGCGCGACGTGGAGCGACCCCGAGCTCGATGCCACGCGCGCTGCGGTCTACTACGCGCGCGTGGTCGAGGCGCCGACCTGCCGCTGGACCACGTGGAAGTGCAACGCGCTGCCCGAGGGCCAGCGCCCCGACGGCTGCTCGCACCCGCGCATCCAGCGCACGATCCAGGAGCGCGCGTGGACCTCGCCGGTGTGGTTCACGCCGTAGCGGCGCGGTCATTTCGGCCGGGCCGAAATGACCGGTCAAATCGGCCCGGCCGAAACGTCCGCCTGCCGCGCCGGGGCCGCGCGCGCTCGCCTAGCGAAACGCGTTCGTGTGCACGTGCTGCGGGATCTCGGCGGGGCCGAGCGGCACCGAGATTTGCTCGGGCGTGGGGCCGCAGCGCGCGACGATCGGCGCGAGCTTCGCGAGGTCGAACTTGTAGAGCTTGGCGGCGTTCTCGCCGAGGATCATGCGGCGCTCGGCGTCGGGCAGGTCGTGCATCGTGTGCCGCAGCGACTTCAAGTTGTTGGGGTACGTGCCCTCGTAGTGCGGATAGTCGTTGCCCCAGCACAGGTGATCGAGCCCGATCTCGTGTCGGCCCGCGAGCTCGCCACGCGAAGGCGCGGAGGCGCCGTAATAACAATTCCGCTTCGCGTAGTAGCTCGGCGGATTCGGTGGCATCGCGCCGTCGGCGAACTGGAACTCACCGACCGCGCCGCTGCGCACGCGCTCCCAGATCCCGTCGAGGTTCTTCAGCGTCGCCGGCACCCACGCGCAGCCGCTCTCGGTCACGATGTACTTCAGCTTCGGGAAGCGCTCGAAGATGCCGCTCAGCAGCATGTGCGCGTAGCTGCGCGTCGAGAACCACGGCGTCTCGAGCAGGCGGATCGGCAGCGAGATCTTCCACGGGCCGTAGTCGGGCGAGCCGGTGCCGCCGTGGTGGTTGAGCACGACGTCGTGGTCCTGGCACACGGCCCAGAAGCGATCCATGTCGGGCGAGTACAGCGGCGCGATGTGCGTGCAGTCGGGTGGCACGTGGGGCAGCAGAATGCCGCCGCGCAGACCGGCCTTCGCGGCCCACTTCACTTCCTCGATCGCGGCATCGATGTCGTTCAGGTAGATCACCGCGATGCCCGCGCGCTGATCCGGGAACTCCGCGCACCAATCCAGCAGCCACCGGTTGTGGGCCTTCACGCCTTCCCAGCGCAGCGGGTAGTCCTCGCGCGAGGGATTGCCGCAGATCAGCACGCTCGTCTTGAAGAAAGGCGGCACGGTGTTCGGAAAGATGATCTCGCCCGCGACGCCCTCGGCCTCGAGGTCGCGCATGCGCTCCGTGTCGTCCCAGTTCTTGTGCTTCTTGGAGCCGATGTGCTGCTTCTGCGGATTGCGATACGTGCCGCGCCATTCGTCGAAGAGCGCCTGATGCTTCGCGTCGAGGTAGGGCTTGTACCCCTCGACGCTCGCGCCGGCGTGCGTGTCCGACGAGATCAGCGTGTACGGCGTGTTGTTCGCGGTCATGGCGACTCCTTGGGGCGCGTTCCGACCCGTAGGGTTCGGACGCAGCGTCCGAACGTACGCCGCCTCGTCAGACTGCGCAGGGGGGAAAGTCAGACGGCCGGCAGCCAGGAAGCCGAGCGGGCGCGGATCGACCGGGGACGTTCCGCAAGAAAGTAAAGAAAAGGGGGGAGTTTCTTTACTTACTTGCGGAACGTCCCCGAAAACCGCGCATCACGGGTTACTTCGGCCCCCGCCTCCACTTCGCGCCCTGAGGCGTGTCCACGATCGTGACGCCCTCGGCGGCGAGCGCGTCGCGGATGCGGTCGCTCGTCGCGAAGTCGCGCCGCTTGCGGGCGGCCTCGCGCTCGGCGACGAGTGCGTCGATGCGCGGGTCGCTCTCTTCCGCGGGCGCGGGCGGCAGCTCGGCGGTGAGCAGATCGAGGCCGAGCCAGGCGTCGAACTCGGCGAGCAGCGCGCGCTGGTCGGCAGGTGTTAGGTCGGGCGCGCGCAGCATGAGGGTCGTCTCGGCGAGCGCGCGCGGCGCGTTCAGGTCGTCGCGCACCGCGTCGTGGAAGCGAGCGCGCCACGGGGCGATGCGCGCGGCGTCGGCGGCGCCGGTCGCCGCGCGCGCGGCGGCGGTGCTGGCGAGCAGACGCCGGTAGCCGCGGTCGGCGCTCGTCATCGCGTCGTCGCTGAAGGACTGCTGCTTGCGGTAGTGCGCCTGCAAGAAGAAGAAGCGGAACGACAGCGCGAGGTGGCCCTGATCGATCAGGTCCTGCAGGACGTAAACGTTGCCCTTCGACTTCGACATCTTCTCGCCCTGCAGGTCGAGAAAGTCGTTGTGCATCCAGACCGAAACCCAAGGATGCAAGCCGAGCGCCACTTCGCTCTGCGCCACTTCATTCGTGTGATGCACGGTGAAGTGATCGACCCCGCCGGTGTGAATGTCGAAGTTCGCGCCGAGATACTTCGTGCTCATCGCGGAGCACTCGATGTGCCAGCCGGGGAAACCGCGGCCCCACGGCGCGTCCCACTCCTGCTGCCGCTTCACTCCCGCCGATGCGAACTTCCAGAGCGCGAAGTCGGCGGGATTCCGCTTGCCGGGCACGTCCGCGATGCGGCTCGCGCCGTGCTGACCCGCGAGATCGAGCTGCGCGAACTCGGCGTAACGCGGGAACTTCGCGACGTCGAAGTAGATCCCGTCGTCGATCCGGTAGGTGACGCCGCGCGCCTCGAGCTTGCGGATCATCTCGATCTGCTCGGCGACGTGCTCGCTCGCCTTGCACAGCACATCCGGGTCCGCGCAGTTGAGGCGCCGCCTGTCCTTCAGCCACTGCGCAGTGTACTCCGCCGCGATGTCGAGAGCGCGACGCCCGGTCTTGCGCGCCGCCGCCTCCATCTTGTCCTCACCGGCGTCGGCGTCGTCCGTGAGGTGGCCCACATCGGTGATGTTGATGACGTGCGTCACGCGCAGCCCCTCGGCCAGGAGCGCGCGCCGCAACAAGTCGGCGAACAGATACGCCCGCATGTTCCCGATGTGCTGCGGCGAGTACACCGTCGGGCCGCACGAGTAGACGCGCGCGTGGCCGGGCTCGATCGGGACGAACGGCTCCTTGCGCCGCGTGCGCGAGTTGAACAGCTGAAGGCGCGCCTCGCTCACGTCGCCTCCGCAGGCACGAGCAACACCACGGCCTGCGCGGCGATGCCTTCGCCGCGCCCGATCGCGCCGAGCGCGTCGGTGCTCGTCACCTTCACGTTCACGTCGGCCTCGCTCGCGCCCAACAACTCGGCCACGTGCCTGCGCATCGCGGGCTGATGCGGCGCGAGGCGCGGGCGTTCGGCGATCACGGTCGCGTCGAGATTGCCGAGCGCGTAGCCGCGCTCGCGCGCGAGGCGGAGCGCGTGGCGCACGAACTCGGCGCTCGCGGCGCCCTTCCAGCGCGGGTCGCTGCTCGGGAAGTGCGCGCCGAGGTCGCCGAGGCCGAGCGCGCCGAGCAGCGCGCTCGCGATGGCGTGCAGCAGCACGTCGCCATCGCTGTGCCCGGCGAGCCCGCGCGCGTACGGGATCTGCACGCCGCCGAGCACGAGCTCGTAGCCTTCCGCGAGCTGATGTGCGTCGAAGCCGTGGCCGATGCGCGCATGCTTCACGGGCGCACCGCGAGCAGCCGCTCGGCAATCGCGAGGTCCGCGGCGGTGGTGATCTTCAGGTTGTCCGCACTGCTCATCACCACTCGCACTGCAACTCCGAGCCGCGCAACGAGTGCCGCGTCGTCGGTCGCGACGATGCCGTCGCGTTCGGCTTTGTCGAGCGCCTCGCGCAGCAAGCTCACGCGAAACACTTGCGGCGTCTGCGCGGCGACGTGCTCCTCGCGCGCCGGCGTCGCGGCGATCGCACCGTTCGCGATGCGGTGGATCGTGTCGCGCAGCGGCGCCGCGAGGAGTGCCGCGCCGTGCTCGCGCGCAGTCGCGATCACGCGCGCAACGTCCGCGGGCGCGACCAGCGGGCGCGCGGCGTCGTGCACCGCCACGAGCAGGACGTGGGCTGGCAGCGCCGCGAGCCCCGCGCGCGCGGAAGCCTGGCGCGTCGCGCCGCCTACGACTGGCGCGGCGACCCGCGCTGCATCTGCGAGCTCGCGTGCAATCTCGGGCCAACGCGCGAGATCGTCTGCCGGGAGCACGGGCTGCACGAGGTCGACCGCGCCCGAAGCGAGCAGCGCGTCGATCGAGCGTGCGAGCAGCGTCTGGCCGCCGAGCCGAACGAACGCCTTCGGGGGCAGAAGCGCGCCCGCGCTCTCGCGCAGCCGCGCGCCACTGCCAGCTCCGAGCACGAGCGCCGCCGTCGTCATGGGCGCATCGTAGGAATGAGGCCCTCGCCTTTCACCCGCGCTGTCCCGTTTCGCGCCTCGCTGCGCTCCCGCGATGCCGGTACCGTGCCCCGCTCGCGCCTGAGAGCTCGATCTGGGGGAACTGCCGATGCGTTCTGCACTTGTGTTGGCGTGCGCCATGAGCGCGGCGTTGGGGCTGTCGTCCGCGGGGGTTGCGCAGGAGGAAGCCGCGCCCGCGGCCGATGCTTCCGGCGCAGACCCGAGCGCTGCGACCGATCTGTCTCTCCCGCCGCCGCCTACGGGCCAGCTGCCGCTCACGCTGCGCGACGCGATCGCG includes:
- a CDS encoding 2-C-methyl-D-erythritol 2,4-cyclodiphosphate synthase, which produces MKHARIGHGFDAHQLAEGYELVLGGVQIPYARGLAGHSDGDVLLHAIASALLGALGLGDLGAHFPSSDPRWKGAASAEFVRHALRLARERGYALGNLDATVIAERPRLAPHQPAMRRHVAELLGASEADVNVKVTSTDALGAIGRGEGIAAQAVVLLVPAEAT
- a CDS encoding low affinity iron permease family protein; the protein is MRPTKSTSLFTRIAKATSRATGRPLAFSLAVSVIALWLVTGPLFAYSDTWQLAINTGTTIVTFLMVFLIQATQNRDSEAIQIKLDELLRATRGAHNALLDLEELEEHELEQIRAAYVGLARRARVELSRGGSDTDTPEAR
- a CDS encoding ABC transporter ATP-binding protein, yielding MIQAKGIVKRYGDFVAVGGVSFEIGAGEVVGFLGPNGAGKTTTMRILTGFLPASDGTALIDGHDIFHEPLAARRAIGYLPETPPLYPEMDVQGYLTFVAKLKDVPRAGRKLAVERAMERCGLADVRRRVIGALSKGYRQRVGIAQAIVHEPKVLILDEPTVGLDPIQIQEIRALLASLATDAEGKHTIVLSTHILAEVEAICRRVILINNGRVALDQPIAEITAGGASLMEAFTRATQREEPAPAAPPSEPPQAEATP
- the ispD gene encoding 2-C-methyl-D-erythritol 4-phosphate cytidylyltransferase, coding for MTTAALVLGAGSGARLRESAGALLPPKAFVRLGGQTLLARSIDALLASGAVDLVQPVLPADDLARWPEIARELADAARVAAPVVGGATRQASARAGLAALPAHVLLVAVHDAARPLVAPADVARVIATAREHGAALLAAPLRDTIHRIANGAIAATPAREEHVAAQTPQVFRVSLLREALDKAERDGIVATDDAALVARLGVAVRVVMSSADNLKITTAADLAIAERLLAVRP
- the uvrB gene encoding excinuclease ABC subunit UvrB; the protein is MSSERFQIVSEFKPQGDQPRAIAELVEGVQRGAQHQTLLGVTGSGKSFTMACVVEALNRPALVMAPNKTLAAQLYAEFKELFPNNAVEYFVSYYDYYQPEAYIPSSDTYIEKDSSINDEIDKLRHSATHSLLTRKDVLVVASVSCIYGLGSPETYGSMLAFVEVGQRIERDDLLRRLVDMLYTRNDHDFQRGSFRVRGDVIEVIPQYESERGVRIELFGNEVESIAEIDPLRGKVLGRPKRTVIYPASHYVSTQERIKKAVAGIRDELAERLRQFREQGKLLEAQRLEQRTMFDLESLEEMGFCPGVENYSRWLDGRSAGETPYTLYDYFSSEGLVFLDECHVSVPQIGAMFRGDRARKETLVEYGFRLPSALDNRPLRFDEWEARAKTRIYVSATPAEYELTKCHGVVVEQIIRPTGLVDPQVEIRKATGQVDDLLGEIRARVARGDRVLVTTLTKRMAEQLTEYYAEHGVKVRYLHSDIQTIERTEIIRELREGVFDVLVGINLLREGLDIPEVSLVAILDADKEGFLRSTRSLIQTIGRAARNVNGTVILYADKETDSIRETLAETNRRRDAQLAYNAEHGITPKSVVKKIASLRDSIWEQDYVTVPTRAEKKKREADVPWHELPLVIAALKREMKEAAGKLEYERAAEIRDRVKQLEAERLART
- a CDS encoding amidohydrolase: MTANNTPYTLISSDTHAGASVEGYKPYLDAKHQALFDEWRGTYRNPQKQHIGSKKHKNWDDTERMRDLEAEGVAGEIIFPNTVPPFFKTSVLICGNPSREDYPLRWEGVKAHNRWLLDWCAEFPDQRAGIAVIYLNDIDAAIEEVKWAAKAGLRGGILLPHVPPDCTHIAPLYSPDMDRFWAVCQDHDVVLNHHGGTGSPDYGPWKISLPIRLLETPWFSTRSYAHMLLSGIFERFPKLKYIVTESGCAWVPATLKNLDGIWERVRSGAVGEFQFADGAMPPNPPSYYAKRNCYYGASAPSRGELAGRHEIGLDHLCWGNDYPHYEGTYPNNLKSLRHTMHDLPDAERRMILGENAAKLYKFDLAKLAPIVARCGPTPEQISVPLGPAEIPQHVHTNAFR
- a CDS encoding cysteine--tRNA ligase, giving the protein MSEARLQLFNSRTRRKEPFVPIEPGHARVYSCGPTVYSPQHIGNMRAYLFADLLRRALLAEGLRVTHVINITDVGHLTDDADAGEDKMEAAARKTGRRALDIAAEYTAQWLKDRRRLNCADPDVLCKASEHVAEQIEMIRKLEARGVTYRIDDGIYFDVAKFPRYAEFAQLDLAGQHGASRIADVPGKRNPADFALWKFASAGVKRQQEWDAPWGRGFPGWHIECSAMSTKYLGANFDIHTGGVDHFTVHHTNEVAQSEVALGLHPWVSVWMHNDFLDLQGEKMSKSKGNVYVLQDLIDQGHLALSFRFFFLQAHYRKQQSFSDDAMTSADRGYRRLLASTAAARAATGAADAARIAPWRARFHDAVRDDLNAPRALAETTLMLRAPDLTPADQRALLAEFDAWLGLDLLTAELPPAPAEESDPRIDALVAEREAARKRRDFATSDRIRDALAAEGVTIVDTPQGAKWRRGPK
- a CDS encoding DUF3604 domain-containing protein, producing MQRLALASSAALVLACGVPDPGKQPWVPDSQPAQKRAAAPREACAQRDPLRRALFGDLHVHTGVSMDAWAEGTIATPDDAYRFARGHALGIPPFDAEGRPAAVAQLERPLDFAAVTDHAEWMGETSLCSDPSSDVYDTDSCRIGRGEERSWVARVLRLKGFRARIAGLVAFVGRNEEICGEGAARCRARTRTVWEENQAATERWTDRSAACEFTTLHGFEYSRSPASTKIHRNVIFRNEIVPELPISWIDTPEEPEFWRKLRAQCVDTDSGCDAIAIPHNPNLSNGQLFAIWYRDLPLEEQREQAKLRAGLEPLVEMVQNKGESECRNNFAGVVGGPDELCGFEKTRDMAADLEDCGEGTGEGAQAGRGCTSRLDYARYALIEGLRERERIGVNPYEVGFIGSTDTHLGNPGDVAERSHVGSFGETPEEALTVGKNLRATAYTSAGGLAGVWAEENSRDAIFDALARREAFATSGTRIQPRLFAGWDLPAGVCGSGELVATGYARGVPMGGSVPARPSADAKLTFYVAAQGDPLSAPLQRLQIVKAWHGEDGAFHEAIYDVAAAQGDAALDENTCEVRGTGPAALCATWSDPELDATRAAVYYARVVEAPTCRWTTWKCNALPEGQRPDGCSHPRIQRTIQERAWTSPVWFTP